The genomic stretch ACAAACCATTTTCTGGATCATTATACCTGCCACGCTGTTGTTAAGCGCGGTTATCCTGCTGATCAGGCGGGTAAGGAAATAGCCTGACCGGAGCATGTTTTTCCTGTTCAGCAACACCAGCCCTGCGGCGGGGTACGGCAATACCGGCTCCTGCCAGCAGGGCTTTGCTTTTGGAGGAGTCCATGGCAGGCCTTCGCCAGCCGCCTACTCCTTTTTCTTCCTGAACTCCGAAGGGATCTGTCCAAACTGTTTCTGGAAATTCCGGCCAAAATGTGTGGGCGAGGTATAGCCTACCATTTCCGAGATCTCATTGATGTTGAATTCGCCCTGGGTGAGCAGGACGGCCGCTTTTTTCAGGCGGGTGATATTGATGAGCTCATTGGGGGTAAGATCGGTTATGGCCTTCAGCTTGCGGTACAGGGTAGGGCGGCTCATGTTGAGGTGCTTGGCCAGCTGTTCTACATCCAGGCTGGTATCCTCCATATGGGACTGCACAATATTGTTCAACTCGTCCAGGAAGGTCTCATCGGCGCGGGTATGGGCCATGGTATTGATCAGGGTAGCGGGGGAATGGGCATAGAATTCTTTCAGCTTGCTCCGGTTCTTCAGCAGGTTGGCCACCTGGACCTGGAGGTATTCGGGGGAGAAAGGCTTATCGATATACGCATCAGCGCCCAGTTCCAGGCCATCGATCCTGGATTGCAGGTTGTTCCGGGCGGTGAGCAGGATCACCGGCACATGGCTGCTTTCGAAATTGGTCTTGATCTGCCGGCAAAGCTCAAAGCCATCTATCTCCGGCATCATCACATCGCTGATCACCAGCTGCACGGTTTCCTGTGCCAGCAGGGCCAGCGCTTCTCTTCCGTTCGATGCGGTCAGCACCGTATATTTTTCCCCGAGATCTTCGGCAAGAAAATCGATGATCTCCTGGTTGTCGTCCACAATCAGGAGCACAGGTTTTGCATTCATCTACTTCGTTTTTTCGGTTCAATGGCTGCCAGGGTGATAAAGGAAGGGTACTGTGTTAGTTCATGGGGCCTGATTAAGTGGGCAAACTACAAAAATATTCAGGTTATCTTATGGTAATGCCCGGTAAATGGTTCTTTTATACCCATTTATGGGCAAATTTAGGGCTCTTGTCGATCCCGGTGGCCTGTTTCGCGCAACCCTGGCGGGTCAGTGGCTGCACAGCCCTTTATCCCCGGCAGCCACAGCGGCTTCCGGGGCGTTCAAAGGCAGGGGCACTGTTAACAGAGAGCGCTGAAAAGCAAGAATGAGAATATTTAAAGAATTTCTGATACAAATTGACAGGCTGGTCCCGGCAAAATAGCTAATCTTCACGGCGTAAACGATTGCCGTATGCATATGATCACGCTTTCCCGGTTTCCCGCCGGTATTTCTCTTCCCGGTCTTTGCTCCGCTATGGGCGGCGATCCTCATTCTTTACTGTTACCTGGTTTTTCTCCCAATAAATAATGGATTAGTCATGATGAGAGCAAGAGCATATCTACTATTGACTATCGGGCTGCTGGCCGGCAGCGGGTCAATGATCTTCTGCGGCAAGGCTGGTGGCGGCGATACAGACACGCCGCCACCGCCGGCAGTCCAGACCTTTGTGAACCCATTGCTGAATGGCGCTGATCCCTGGGTGATCAAAAAAAACGATACTTACTATTACACACATACGCTGGGCAACCGCATTGGCTTATGGAAAACAAAAGCAATGTCAAAGCTGGCTGCCGCCACCCCTGTGGAAGTATACCGGCCGCCGGCAGGACAGCCCAATTCCGAAAATGTATGGGCGCCCGAGCTGCATTACCTGGACAACAAATGGTACCTGTATTATACGGCCGGCAGTGGGCCGCTGAGTACACAGTTGTGCTGGGTGCTGGAAAATGCCGGCCCGGATCCTACGCAGGGAACCTGGACCAGCAAAGGACGTATCTATGCAACAGATACTGATTTCTGGGCCATTGACGGCACTATACTGGAAACGGGCGGCAACAGGTATTTCCTGTGGAGCGGTCAGCCGGAACCGGGGAAACAGAACCAGAATATCTATATCGCTAAAATGACCAACCCCTGGACCCTGCAGACGCCAACTGTAATGCTCACAAAGCCGGAGCTGGGTTGGGAAACTGTAGGCGGACCTGTCAATGAAGGCCCGCAGATACTGCAAAATAAAGAAGGGCATGTATTCCTGGTCTATTCCGCCAGTGGTTGCTGGACGGACGACTATGCCCTGGGCATGCTGAGCCTGAAGCCGGGCGCTGATCCTTTGCAATTGGACAGCTGGATAAAAAAACAGCAGCCGGTGTTCAGCAAAAACGCAGACCACAAAGCATATGGTCCCGGGCACAATAGCTTTTTTATGTCACCGGATGGTAAAGAGAACTGGATACTCTATCATGCCAACAGCAATAGTGGTGATGGCTGTACGGATAAACGCAATGTGCGGATGCAGCCGTTCAGCTGGAATAGTGATGGTTCTCCTAAATTTGGTGAACCTGTAAAGGCCGGAACAGCTATTAATGTACCTTCGGGCGAATAATGAAACAACAAACCGCTATGACCCATTTTCGGACAATCTGTACCTTACTGCTGCTGCTGGCAGCGTTTGGCGGCCAGGCGCAATCAAAGGCTGGCGCCACTTTCACCAATCCTCTCTTACCTGCCGGCGCTGATCCCTGGTGTATCTACAAAGATGGATTTTACTATTACACGCATACTACCGGTCGCAATATCACCCTCTGGAAAACAAAGACCATCAGCGACCTCCCCACCGCAGAGAAAAAAGTGGTGTTCACGCCGCCGGCCACCGGTGCCTATTCCAAGGAGCTGTGGGCGCCCGAGATCCATTTCCTGCGTGGCAAATGGTATATTTATTTTGCTGCCGATAGCGGTCGCAATGAAGACCATCGGCTCTGGGTACTGGAGAACAGCTCCGCTGATCCGCTGAAAGGCGAGTGGATCGTGAAAGGCAAGCTCACTACGCCGGACGACAAATGGGCCATTGATGGTTCCGTTTATGAGCACAAAGGAAAATTATACCTGGTATGGTCCGGCTGGCAGGGAGATGTCAACGGCCAGCAGGATATCTTCATTGCCGCTATGAGCAATCCCTGGACAGTAACAGGCGAGCGGATAAAGATCAGCAGCCCCACTTTATCCTGGGAAACCCATGGCGATCTCGGCAATCCCAATGATGTATCCCATGTGAATGTGAATGAAGGCCCGCAGATACTGGAACATAAAGGCCGTCTCTTCCTGGTGTATTCCGCCAGTGGCTGCTGGACCGATTATTATTCCCTGGGACTGATGGCCCTGAAGCCTGGTGGCGATCTGCTGGATCCTGCCGCCTGGGTCAAAGCGCCTGAGCCGGTGTTTACCCAGAACAAGGAGAATGAAGTATACGCGCCGGGTCATAATTCTTTCTTTATGTCGCCCAACGGCAAAGAATACTGGATACTCTATCATGCCAATGATAAACCGGGACAGGGTTGTGGCGGCCATCGCTCACCCCGGGCCCAGCAGTTTACCTGGAAAGCGGATGGTACGCCTGATTTTGGCCTGCCCCTGCGTACCAAACAACCCCTGGCAGTACCGGGAGAAAAGAAGAAGAAATAATTTGGGACGAACCAATAAAAAAGCCTGTCTTGTTCGAGACAGGCTTTTTGTATGTAGGCCCAGTGCCGGCATGCGTTAATTGTGCAGCAGCTGCTGCACAATTAACGCATGGTTTTATAGTTGGTCAGTGATCATTTTACTGTCAGCGTCAGCAGGTCAATAGCATTGGACGAGGTCTTGAAAGGATGCGAGTAAAATGCATCGGCGTCTGTAGCCAGTACATTCACCATCAGGTTGGCATTGCTGAACACATTGCCCGTGGCATAGCCGTCGGTATCGGTGAAACCAAACCGGCCATAGAGGGAATGCGCAGGCATGCTGATAGGCGTTATGGTCAGTGGCGCATGGACCAGCGGTTTACCCTGGTCGTCCACAAACCTGACCGTCATACTCACCGTAGGAAAACCCAGGGCTGCATTCCAGTAGCTGGCATGGCTCAGGGTGGCTACATAGCTCTCTTCGGTTTTAGGGGCCAGGCTTTCTTCCTGCCAGAAGCCTGTACCTGCATCAAAGGACCAGACAGAGATCTTCAATGGCGCGGTGGCATTCAGCTCGGCAGGAATGGGAATGGTAACGGTCATCTTTTTGCCGGCTGCCAGCTGGAGGGTTTCTCCGCTGCTGCCGTTCAGTTCCATGGCCAGGGTGCCAAAGGATTGCAGCAACGTCAGGTAACCATTGCCGTCAGTGCCTCGGGCATCACCGGGCATTACAGAGCCAGCGCCTGTTTCATCAGCATAGCTGATCTGCCGGGCATAGATATAGACAGTGCCGCTGTAGGCGCTGCCATCCGCTTTGACCAGGCTGTTGCCCGGCAAACTGAAGCGGAGACTGCCTACCTGTGCCTCGCCGCCCGACTGCGCGTTCAACTGCGCCCACTCGCTTTTTTTGAGCAGCCGCACCTGTACAAAGCTCTCCTTTCCGCTGCGCGGAACAAAGCTGGTATAGGCTTTGAAGAAAGCGCTCTTGCTGGCGCTGACTACTCCCGCGATCTTTGGGACGGACACATTGGTAAGAGAAAAGTAGCCGGCCGCATTGCTGGTGGCCTGTTTGCTGCCTACGGCCAGGGTAGCGCCCGCTACCGGGGCGCCGGTAGTATCCGTGACATAACCCGTGAGGGTAGTGGTCACTTTGGGACCAAAGTCGGGGATCACCGGGTCGGGAACAGCCGTAGAGGGACTGTCATTTTTAGTACAGCCAATAGTAAGTGCGATTGCAGATAGGCAACCGGTAAGGGTACGGGATAAACGCATAGTGCTTATTGGATATTCTTGTTTAGGGTTGGGCAACCAGGGTTGCCGATACTTAACGCCAATATAAAAATTATGTTATAACCTTCATAACGGGCTGGCTAAAAAAGAGATGCTTTATATAGGGGCTTATTGGCATGTGAGCCATCCGGACTGCATTGGCCCGCACAGGATAGTTTGCCATTTACGGAAAACTTAATCCAGAAACTGCCTGCCCGGGCGCAAAATGAGCCAAAACTGTAATACATTGCCGGGAAATCACTGATCCTGTCCCTTAAAAAGACCTGGTATCGGCCATGCTGAAGGATATGCCTATTTGTAGAAAAAGCCTGTTACTGCTCTTGCTGCTCTGCCGGCTGGCTCCGGGTTTGGTAGTTGGTCAGACAACCACCCCGGTATGCCTTTTCCGCATTTACGAGGACAATGATTTCATGAATATCACCATGGAAGGCACAGACCAGGCCTATTCCAACGGCACCCGCCTGGATATGTTCTTCACCAAAGACCATCCTTCCCGCTTTTTCCTGGACCGATGGATGCCAAAGGCGTCCGACAGTGCCGTGAATGTATTTGGCTACAGCCTGATGCAGCAGATGTATACGCCGGAGGATATTCGTAAGGCTTATTATATGCCGGACGATTATTATTATGCCGGCGCACTTTTCCTGACACATTCCCTGGCTTCCTATTCGCCGCAGAAAAAAGTGGCGCTGCAATCGGAACTGCTGCTGGGCATCCGTGGCCCTGCTTCACTGGCAGGCGCTGCGCAGAAATTTGTACATAATATGATGGGCTATATAAAGCCCCGCGGCTGGGACAACCAGCTGAATACATTGCCTTTGATCAACCTAAACCTGGGCCTGGAAAAGCAGGCGCTGCAGCTGGGCAGCGGCTGGCTGGAACTGCATGGCGGCGCACAGCTCAATGCAGGCACTATGCTGACACAGGCCACGGTGTATCCTTTGCTGCGCATCGGTAAAATGACGCCCTACTACAAAGGGACTATCAGCCAGTACAGCGTGGACCACGGCGCCCGTGAAGGCAAACGCGCACAGCTCTACGCTTTCTTCCGGCCCCGGCTGGGCTGGGTGCTGAACAATGCCATGGTGCATGGAGAGCGAATGAATGCCGACAGGCCCCTGCCGGCCTCCCAGGAAGTAAAAGTGGTGGACCGCTCCGTACAGCACCTGGTCACCGAGCTGGAATATGGAGCCGTCCTGGCCATCGGCCGCTTCGGGATCAGCTATACCCAGAAACACAATACAGAATACTACAAAGGGCTGTATCGCTACAGCATCGGGAATTTCAGTATTTACCTGAGCGGATTGTAATAGATCGCGCATAATCTTTGCGCGGTTCTCTTGCTCCCTCTCACCATCTTTTGGCTATTTTTGAAATAATCAAGTATATCAATAATGGCCTTTTCCCTTTTAACCGGCGTCCGTAGGGGTTCCCCTTTTCCTGTTCTCCTGTTCCTGCCAACGGCAGGCATATACTTCCTTGTCTTCCTGCTATTGGCGTCTTTCAGCAGCCAGGCCAACAGCCCGCAGGAGCTGGAAAAAGATACCGCCACCGTGAACCGCTACCTGCGGCAGGGCAACAGTTTCTGGAGAAGCGGTCAGCTGGATTCAGCGGAACTATACCTGAAAAAAGGAGGAAGCCTGGCCAAAGAACTGAAATACTATGAGGCCTTCCTGGAATATACCGGCTGGTATGCCGGCTTCCTGTACGGGCAGCTGCGCTTTGCCGATGCGCTGGCCGTGAGTGAAGAGCAGCTGGCGGTGGCGCAGGCTGTGAACAATACCCGGAAGATGGCCAATGCCTATAACAATATTGCGCTGCAATACCAGGCGTTGAACCGGCTGCCAGCAGCCACGGAGCATTACCTGCAGGCATTGCAGCTGGCCGAGCAGCTGAACGACCTGCCCGGTCAGCAGAAGTTCAACAGCAACCTGGCCTCTGTGTTCTACGAGCTGAAGAACAAGGAAAAAAGTCTCTATTATTCCCGTAAAGGTTATGCCGTGGCTCGCCAGCTCAATGATTCCGTACGCATCTCCTGGAGTATGGGCAACCTGATCATTGCGGAAGTATTGAACGGGCTTTATGATTCCGCCATCATTCATAGCAAACAGGTTGTGGCCATGGGGGATAACGTGGATGAAGATGTGCTGCTGACAGCCCTTAATAACCTGGGCGAGATCCATGTCATACTCGGCAACTATACCGAAGCCCTGTCCTGGTTCCGGAAAGAGCAGGCCCGGCTGAAACCCCATACAGCCCCCAATTACGAGACACACCTGCTGGCGGGTATGGCCAAGGCCTATGCGGGGTTGCGGCAATTTGAAAAAGCCAATACGCATTTTGAAAAAATTGCCCCGGGCATGGACGCCGCCCTGAATGGGGACGAGCTGCGTGATGCCTACCTGCTGGGCGCTGAGATCAAGGAAGCCCTCCACCAGCTGCCGGCAGCGCTGGAGTTCCGCAAAAAATACATGGCTCTCAATGATTCTATCCTGAACGCTACCGCCAGCAGCACCATCCATGAAATGGAGACCCGCTACCAGACGGCGCAGAAAGAACAGGCCATCACCCGGCAGCAATTGCAGATCAGTCGGCAGCAGCATGCGCTGGACCAGAAAAATAAATGGATACTGGGTGCGCTCTTTGTGATCCTGGCCCTGGCCACGGCCTTCATTGGCAGCTGGTATGTGCGGCAGCAGAAAAGAAAGGCAGCTGCTTCAGCCCGCACCAACGAGTTGCTCCAGGCCCGTTTGCGCGGAGAAGAAGAGGAACGTTCCCGCACCGCCAAAGAACTGCATGATGGGGTAGGCAGTATCCTCTCGGCCGCCAAAATGCATTTGTATACGTTGCAGCCGCCTGCTGCGGCAGGTTATGATAAAGCCGTATCCCTGATGGAATCCGCTATCCAGGAAGTCCGGAATATCTCCCATAACATGTCGCCTGAGATCGTACTGGAAGAAGGGCTGGAATATGCCGTGAAAAGTTATTGTGCGCGGATCAGTCATCCCGGGCTGGACATTGAACAATACACGGTAGGGACCATCCCCCGGCTCAGCGCCGGGCTGGAACTGCTGGTATACCGCATTATCCAGGAAGCGGTGAACAATATTATCAAACATGCGGAAGCTACGCAGGCCATTGTGCAGCTGAGCTATGATGCACCTGTGCTGATGGTCACCATTGAAGACAATGGTATCGGCTTTGACCCGGAAAAGCTGCAAAGAAAAGGGATAGGCCTCAGTAACCTGCCGGCCAGGGTGCGCCTGTTCAATGGTCATTACCAGATAGTATCCAGTCCGGGAGAAGGTACTACGGTCTCCGTGGAGCTGGCGGTTGAGCAGGGACAACCTGTGAGCAATATATAGACAGGCAAAGATCTCCCGCGTTTACTGTTCCAGGTTTCGCAAATAAGCATCTCGCCTTATTTGAAGTACCGAAGGTATTTGATGTTCTTACTGTACCAGGTTGCGCAGGTAGGCTTCTTTCACCAGGCCCGCCGTATTTTTTACATTGAGTTTCTGTGTCAGGTTCAGCCGGTGTGTTTCCACGGTACGCAGGCTGATGAATAGTTTATCGGCAATCTCCTGGTTGGTCAGCTCGCCGGCTATCAGTCCCAGGATCTCCGTTTCCCTTTTGGTGAGCAGCACCTGGCTGCCTTTCTTTTTTCCGGAGATGGCTTCGGATAACATGGCTTTCTCAATCCGTGCATCTATATACTGCCCGCCCTGCATCAGCGTATCAATGGCCTGCTGCAAGGTTTGCGGATCGGCGCTTTTCAGGAGGTAACCCTTGGCGCCGTTACGCATCATTTTTTTCACATACACCGTTTCTTCATGATTGGTCAGCGCCATGATGTGGATACCGGGATATTGCGTACTAACGGACTTGCACAGGTCAATACCGCTGCTGTCCGGTAACTGGATATCCAGCAGCAGGATATCAGGTTGGGCGGCTGCCAGCTGTCTGAACAGGTCCTCTCCACTCAGGGCCGTGAATAAGAGTTCACAATTGGTGAAGGTCTGCAACATACTTTCAAATCCTTTGATGATGAGCAGGTGGTCGTCCGCGATGCCGATCTTGATTGCCATGCCAGTTGGTTGAGGCCACAAAGATAGCTGTTGACGGGCATTTGGGCCATGCCGGGCGCCTCAGTACTACTACGTATTTTTAAATCAGGCGTTTTCTACTGAAATATAGCAATGGCCCGCAAAGTAGTTTTGTTCCCGTTATCATTTACCAGACACAAACGTTGTTTTTATGAACTTTCTCAAAGGGCTGTTGCTCTACCTGTTCGTATTCTTTAATCAGGGCGCCGGCACCAGCTGCAAAAAGCCGGTTGACGATCCCGGTGCTGAAGTGGAAACCGGTTATGTGGCAGGACTGGTGCAGGATGGTAAGGGTCAGCCCATGGCAGGTGTCCGCATTATTATCGACAACAGCATTTTCTTCAATGCCAATATCAGCACGGTCACTAACCAGCAGGGCAGGTACAAAGTAAAAGTGCCCACCGGATCCTGGTTTGCCTTTGCACAGGTAGCTACGGTCTATGAAGGAAAGACCTATACCCAGTACCTGCATCCTGATAATAACTCGGGTTTCGGCGGGGAAGGAGCAGTCCGGAATTTTGAATGGAAACTATCGGGCGATAAACATCCTCCCTTGTCCGGTACCTATGGCGGCCTGATCACTTTTGATAATTTTCCAGGGACCTACCTGGAGGAGGAGAAAAAGATCGAATTCAAGCTGGAGCCTGTGGGACCGCTGATTGACGGATCAGCCGGCACAACGCTTACCCTGCGCTCCGCCGATGGCTATAAACTGGAAAATATACCCATGGGTAAATACAGGCTCAGCGCCAGCTATGAAGGGAATACCCTGTACCTGCGCCGCTGGAATACCGATAATCCTTTTGGCCGGTCCTTTGAATTTGTATTTGAACCGGAGATAGCTGCGCAGTGCAACAATTGCTTCATGCTGGAATACAGCACCCAAAATTAATCACTGAAAAATACTTTACTGATGAAATACACTATACCAAAAATGATAGTGCTGGGCAGCTTATTGCTGACAGCTTTAGCCGCCGAAGCCAAGACCTGGCGGGTGAACAGGACCCCGGGCGTACACGCAGATTTTACACAGTTGCAGCTGGCGCATAACAATGCCGAAGTCCGGGCTGGTGATACTATTTACCTGGAAGGAGCAGAGGATCTTTATAATTCCTTTGCGCTCAGCAAAAGGCTGGTGATCATCGGTACGGGTTATTTCCTGGCGGAAAATCCGGGTCTGCAATACCGCCCGCTGATGGCACAGCTGGGTTCCCTGACCATTGACTCTTCAGCTTCCGGCACTGAATTGTACGGGTTGAAGATATCGAACCTGTATATCAACAGCGATGTGGACAATATCCGGATCATTGGCTGCAGTACTTCTCTTAATGGCAATACCAGCCGGTTGAACCAGCGCATGAGCAATTGGGTGGTCAATAAATGCTATCTCTATTCCGTCAGTTATTCAGGGGCCAATTATGTTTTTGAGAACCTGCAGCTGACCAATTGTATCATCGCCTCTTCCGTCAATGTGCCCTACGCCAGCAATACCCTGTTCAGGAATAATGTAGTGTCCAGCGTAGTGACACTGGCCAATGCCTATGTGGCCAATAATATTTTCCTGACCAATTCCACAGGGCTGAGCTTTGTTAACTGTGCTGTGAAACACAATTTATCTTCGACCAATAACCTGCCGGCAGATAACAATAACCAGCGTAGCGTGGATATGACCACAGTGTACAGAGGGGCTGCCAATGGAACGGCTGAGACCAGGTTCCAGCTGATCCCGGGCTCCCCGGCCATTGGGGCGGGAGAACCGGTGAATGGCGTTACGCCGGATATAGGGCCCTTCGGCACGCCTGATCCTTACCGGCTCAGCGGGATCCCGCCCATCCCCACTATCTATGCGCTGACAGTGCCTTCGGCCATTCCCACTACGGCTACCAGCATGACGGTCACCGTCAGTACCCGGTCCAATAATTAATCAGGTCATTCAGATCCCCCGATTTAAGTATAGCTATGAGAACAATTCTCTTTTTTCTGGCATGTCTTCTATTACAGCAGGCGGCAGCGCAGCAGGAATATCCTGCTGCTCCCCTGCCGCCGGCCAGTCTCGGCAACCTGGAGTATTTCGTGGATACGGACCCGGGACTCGGGAATGGTCAATTTGTATCCATTCCTGCAACACAGCAACTGAACGGCTTCAGCTTTAACGCGGATATGACGGGCCTGCCCCATGGTCTGCACCGCTTTTATCTCCGCAGTAAAGATGCCAATGGCCGCTGGAGCCATGCGGCCACTACGGTATTCGATAATTACCTGGTGCCCGCCTATGCCGTGCCGGCAGCCCTGCCCACTATTGTGGCGGCAGAATATTTTATCGACAGGGATCCGGGAACAGGCAATGGTCATCCTATTGCTATACCGGTTGCACCGCAGGTGGAAGCCAGCGCCTTCCTGGTAGATGTCAGTGGATTAGCGCCTGCCCTACACCAGCTCTTTGTCCGCGTCAAAGATGCCAATGGCGTATGGAGCCTCACCTATTATGGGGTGTTTGATAACAGCCATAACGCGCCTTACCCGGATGCGCCGGCCCCTGCGCCGCCTGTCCGGCAGCTGGAATATTATATCGATACGGATCCTGGCCTGGGGAATGCCACAGCCGTGGCCATTTCCGCCGGGCAGGACCTGCAAAATATTTCTTTTGATGTTCCGGTGGGCCAGCTCAGCGCCGGTGTGCATACCATCTTCATCCGCAGCCGGCAGAATCCCTGGAGTTTTGCAGCCTACACCAGCTTCAATTACGGTGGTACGCTGCCGGTGACCTGGCTCTATGTGCGTGGCGAGCTGAAGCAGGACAAGGCCCTGCTGCAATGGGCCA from Candidatus Pseudobacter hemicellulosilyticus encodes the following:
- a CDS encoding response regulator encodes the protein MNAKPVLLIVDDNQEIIDFLAEDLGEKYTVLTASNGREALALLAQETVQLVISDVMMPEIDGFELCRQIKTNFESSHVPVILLTARNNLQSRIDGLELGADAYIDKPFSPEYLQVQVANLLKNRSKLKEFYAHSPATLINTMAHTRADETFLDELNNIVQSHMEDTSLDVEQLAKHLNMSRPTLYRKLKAITDLTPNELINITRLKKAAVLLTQGEFNINEISEMVGYTSPTHFGRNFQKQFGQIPSEFRKKKE
- a CDS encoding T9SS type A sorting domain-containing protein, translated to MRTILFFLACLLLQQAAAQQEYPAAPLPPASLGNLEYFVDTDPGLGNGQFVSIPATQQLNGFSFNADMTGLPHGLHRFYLRSKDANGRWSHAATTVFDNYLVPAYAVPAALPTIVAAEYFIDRDPGTGNGHPIAIPVAPQVEASAFLVDVSGLAPALHQLFVRVKDANGVWSLTYYGVFDNSHNAPYPDAPAPAPPVRQLEYYIDTDPGLGNATAVAISAGQDLQNISFDVPVGQLSAGVHTIFIRSRQNPWSFAAYTSFNYGGTLPVTWLYVRGELKQDKALLQWATGMEANTLSFQVEHSTDGLQYAAVGELKAAGESNSPQHYQFEHTRLQPGMNYYRIRQLDRDGQSAYSRIIPLLYRSGRQQTIIAPNPVQDILYVVEPQRTRIHKMEIYDAGGRLVMTRSIAMENTNFSIPVTGLSGGTYLLRLVYHSGTQRSFTFMKN
- a CDS encoding lipid A deacylase LpxR family protein yields the protein MLKDMPICRKSLLLLLLLCRLAPGLVVGQTTTPVCLFRIYEDNDFMNITMEGTDQAYSNGTRLDMFFTKDHPSRFFLDRWMPKASDSAVNVFGYSLMQQMYTPEDIRKAYYMPDDYYYAGALFLTHSLASYSPQKKVALQSELLLGIRGPASLAGAAQKFVHNMMGYIKPRGWDNQLNTLPLINLNLGLEKQALQLGSGWLELHGGAQLNAGTMLTQATVYPLLRIGKMTPYYKGTISQYSVDHGAREGKRAQLYAFFRPRLGWVLNNAMVHGERMNADRPLPASQEVKVVDRSVQHLVTELEYGAVLAIGRFGISYTQKHNTEYYKGLYRYSIGNFSIYLSGL
- a CDS encoding carboxypeptidase-like regulatory domain-containing protein; translation: MRLSRTLTGCLSAIALTIGCTKNDSPSTAVPDPVIPDFGPKVTTTLTGYVTDTTGAPVAGATLAVGSKQATSNAAGYFSLTNVSVPKIAGVVSASKSAFFKAYTSFVPRSGKESFVQVRLLKKSEWAQLNAQSGGEAQVGSLRFSLPGNSLVKADGSAYSGTVYIYARQISYADETGAGSVMPGDARGTDGNGYLTLLQSFGTLAMELNGSSGETLQLAAGKKMTVTIPIPAELNATAPLKISVWSFDAGTGFWQEESLAPKTEESYVATLSHASYWNAALGFPTVSMTVRFVDDQGKPLVHAPLTITPISMPAHSLYGRFGFTDTDGYATGNVFSNANLMVNVLATDADAFYSHPFKTSSNAIDLLTLTVK
- a CDS encoding response regulator transcription factor — translated: MAIKIGIADDHLLIIKGFESMLQTFTNCELLFTALSGEDLFRQLAAAQPDILLLDIQLPDSSGIDLCKSVSTQYPGIHIMALTNHEETVYVKKMMRNGAKGYLLKSADPQTLQQAIDTLMQGGQYIDARIEKAMLSEAISGKKKGSQVLLTKRETEILGLIAGELTNQEIADKLFISLRTVETHRLNLTQKLNVKNTAGLVKEAYLRNLVQ
- a CDS encoding carboxypeptidase-like regulatory domain-containing protein; this translates as MNFLKGLLLYLFVFFNQGAGTSCKKPVDDPGAEVETGYVAGLVQDGKGQPMAGVRIIIDNSIFFNANISTVTNQQGRYKVKVPTGSWFAFAQVATVYEGKTYTQYLHPDNNSGFGGEGAVRNFEWKLSGDKHPPLSGTYGGLITFDNFPGTYLEEEKKIEFKLEPVGPLIDGSAGTTLTLRSADGYKLENIPMGKYRLSASYEGNTLYLRRWNTDNPFGRSFEFVFEPEIAAQCNNCFMLEYSTQN
- a CDS encoding glycoside hydrolase family 43 protein, translated to MTHFRTICTLLLLLAAFGGQAQSKAGATFTNPLLPAGADPWCIYKDGFYYYTHTTGRNITLWKTKTISDLPTAEKKVVFTPPATGAYSKELWAPEIHFLRGKWYIYFAADSGRNEDHRLWVLENSSADPLKGEWIVKGKLTTPDDKWAIDGSVYEHKGKLYLVWSGWQGDVNGQQDIFIAAMSNPWTVTGERIKISSPTLSWETHGDLGNPNDVSHVNVNEGPQILEHKGRLFLVYSASGCWTDYYSLGLMALKPGGDLLDPAAWVKAPEPVFTQNKENEVYAPGHNSFFMSPNGKEYWILYHANDKPGQGCGGHRSPRAQQFTWKADGTPDFGLPLRTKQPLAVPGEKKKK
- a CDS encoding sensor histidine kinase, which translates into the protein MAFSLLTGVRRGSPFPVLLFLPTAGIYFLVFLLLASFSSQANSPQELEKDTATVNRYLRQGNSFWRSGQLDSAELYLKKGGSLAKELKYYEAFLEYTGWYAGFLYGQLRFADALAVSEEQLAVAQAVNNTRKMANAYNNIALQYQALNRLPAATEHYLQALQLAEQLNDLPGQQKFNSNLASVFYELKNKEKSLYYSRKGYAVARQLNDSVRISWSMGNLIIAEVLNGLYDSAIIHSKQVVAMGDNVDEDVLLTALNNLGEIHVILGNYTEALSWFRKEQARLKPHTAPNYETHLLAGMAKAYAGLRQFEKANTHFEKIAPGMDAALNGDELRDAYLLGAEIKEALHQLPAALEFRKKYMALNDSILNATASSTIHEMETRYQTAQKEQAITRQQLQISRQQHALDQKNKWILGALFVILALATAFIGSWYVRQQKRKAAASARTNELLQARLRGEEEERSRTAKELHDGVGSILSAAKMHLYTLQPPAAAGYDKAVSLMESAIQEVRNISHNMSPEIVLEEGLEYAVKSYCARISHPGLDIEQYTVGTIPRLSAGLELLVYRIIQEAVNNIIKHAEATQAIVQLSYDAPVLMVTIEDNGIGFDPEKLQRKGIGLSNLPARVRLFNGHYQIVSSPGEGTTVSVELAVEQGQPVSNI
- a CDS encoding glycoside hydrolase family 43 protein, which translates into the protein MMRARAYLLLTIGLLAGSGSMIFCGKAGGGDTDTPPPPAVQTFVNPLLNGADPWVIKKNDTYYYTHTLGNRIGLWKTKAMSKLAAATPVEVYRPPAGQPNSENVWAPELHYLDNKWYLYYTAGSGPLSTQLCWVLENAGPDPTQGTWTSKGRIYATDTDFWAIDGTILETGGNRYFLWSGQPEPGKQNQNIYIAKMTNPWTLQTPTVMLTKPELGWETVGGPVNEGPQILQNKEGHVFLVYSASGCWTDDYALGMLSLKPGADPLQLDSWIKKQQPVFSKNADHKAYGPGHNSFFMSPDGKENWILYHANSNSGDGCTDKRNVRMQPFSWNSDGSPKFGEPVKAGTAINVPSGE